In a single window of the Campylobacter fetus subsp. testudinum 03-427 genome:
- a CDS encoding short-chain dehydrogenase/reductase (Pfam match to PF00106.21 adh_short) — MKDSRRKFIKNTMVLGAASLAGATILNAKTDDKNRENKMNTQIWYITAASGGLGLALAKYLLSKGDKVAGTSRNLKNIIDKLGKESENFLPLELKFGEKMSENIEANIAAIKSKFSRLDNVVNNAGYGLLGFVEETSEKDLRAQFEVNVFAPFLVAKHALKLMRPQAISEGGNAQNVKARIFNLSSIGGFRVTNNSTPYCMSKFALSAFSEGLLLDLKDFGIRSVNIMPAGFRTEFLGTSMELSRDKIGDYDAKREAFEAHAKNYSGKQAGNPAKFAEILYNVSRMQEPPFSLFLGAAAFSSARNKIAWLEEDMKNTEHYARSAADFENSAGSAFSTR, encoded by the coding sequence ATGAAAGATTCTAGGCGTAAGTTTATAAAAAATACTATGGTTTTAGGCGCTGCTTCTTTGGCTGGAGCGACTATTTTAAATGCAAAAACAGATGATAAAAATAGGGAAAATAAAATGAATACTCAAATTTGGTACATAACTGCAGCAAGCGGTGGGCTAGGACTTGCTTTGGCAAAATATCTCTTAAGCAAAGGAGACAAAGTCGCAGGAACTAGCAGGAATTTAAAAAATATCATAGACAAGCTAGGAAAAGAGAGCGAGAATTTCTTACCTTTAGAGCTTAAATTTGGTGAGAAAATGAGTGAAAATATAGAAGCAAATATCGCTGCTATAAAGTCTAAATTTAGCAGACTTGATAATGTAGTAAATAACGCTGGATATGGGCTTCTTGGCTTTGTCGAAGAGACTAGCGAAAAAGATCTTAGGGCGCAGTTTGAAGTAAATGTTTTCGCACCGTTTCTTGTAGCAAAACACGCCTTGAAGCTAATGCGCCCACAAGCCATTAGCGAGGGTGGAAATGCACAAAACGTGAAAGCTAGGATATTTAATCTCAGCTCAATAGGGGGATTTAGAGTTACGAATAATTCTACGCCATATTGTATGAGTAAATTTGCTTTGAGCGCATTTAGTGAGGGGCTTTTGCTAGATCTTAAAGACTTTGGTATTCGCAGCGTAAATATAATGCCAGCAGGCTTTAGAACAGAGTTTTTAGGTACTAGTATGGAGTTAAGCAGAGATAAGATCGGCGATTATGACGCAAAAAGAGAAGCTTTTGAAGCGCACGCGAAAAACTACAGCGGCAAACAAGCTGGTAATCCGGCTAAATTTGCAGAGATTTTGTACAACGTCTCAAGAATGCAAGAGCCGCCATTTAGTCTATTTTTAGGTGCGGCGGCGTTTAGTTCTGCTAGAAATAAAATAGCTTGGTTAGAGGAAGATATGAAAAATACGGAGCATTACGCAAGAAGCGCGGCGGACTTTGAAAACTCAGCAGGAAGTGCATTTAGCACTAGATAG
- a CDS encoding major facilitator superfamily transporter (Pfam match to PF07690.12 MFS_1) yields the protein MSLNQILSLKKGEGKFLLIAVLFIFSLFASYSLLRPIREALGISGGTGELKWLFLGTFIATIVGSILAMILSGMIKRKLYTDFIYGFFALNLIGFFALLNQISQGSEAYLIVARSFYIWVSVFNIFVISTAWSLLADVFSKERSARLFGIISAGASLGGIFGAFFVSVLSKFIDVPNFIFISIICLGVSIVLKNLLIKEALGLEELNLQSGFVSIKDRFDKPIGSKNPFVGFLLIIKSRYLLALLGFILLLTSVSTFLYMEQARVISGMFESREARAAAFANIDFIVQLSSFVIQIFITSKIVQFFGIKWLLGTLGFVVALGFVLLVFYPAFGVLVLVMSIRRVGEYALVKPGREMLFVPLDSESKYKVKNFLDTVVYRAGDSMSAALEGTIAKISITAVLFVGALISFIWGSLGVYLGKRYEKEEFKFKNEEIK from the coding sequence ATGAGTTTAAATCAAATTCTAAGTCTAAAAAAAGGCGAAGGCAAGTTTTTACTTATAGCTGTGCTTTTTATCTTTAGTTTGTTTGCTAGCTACTCTTTGCTAAGACCCATTAGAGAAGCTTTGGGTATAAGTGGCGGAACTGGGGAGCTAAAATGGCTGTTTTTGGGAACTTTTATAGCTACGATAGTAGGGTCTATTTTGGCTATGATTTTAAGTGGAATGATAAAACGTAAGCTTTATACAGATTTTATTTACGGTTTTTTTGCGCTAAATTTGATAGGCTTTTTCGCCCTTTTAAATCAAATTTCTCAGGGTAGTGAAGCTTACTTGATCGTTGCTAGAAGCTTTTATATCTGGGTGAGCGTTTTTAACATTTTTGTGATCAGCACCGCTTGGAGTTTGCTAGCTGATGTTTTTAGTAAAGAAAGAAGCGCTAGATTATTTGGTATTATCTCGGCTGGAGCTAGTTTAGGCGGGATTTTTGGAGCATTTTTCGTATCGGTTTTGAGTAAATTTATAGATGTTCCTAACTTTATCTTTATCTCTATAATCTGCCTTGGTGTTTCTATAGTGCTAAAAAATTTACTTATCAAAGAAGCTCTTGGTTTAGAAGAGTTAAATTTACAAAGCGGTTTTGTGAGTATAAAAGATAGATTTGACAAACCTATCGGTTCTAAAAATCCATTTGTGGGATTTTTATTGATCATAAAGTCGCGTTATTTGTTGGCTCTGCTAGGATTTATACTGCTACTTACTAGCGTTTCAACGTTTTTGTATATGGAACAAGCAAGGGTGATCTCTGGTATGTTTGAGAGCAGGGAAGCAAGGGCGGCGGCGTTTGCAAATATCGATTTTATAGTTCAACTTTCGAGTTTTGTGATACAAATTTTCATCACTTCAAAAATAGTTCAGTTTTTTGGTATCAAATGGCTTTTAGGTACGCTTGGTTTTGTGGTTGCTTTGGGATTTGTTTTGCTTGTATTTTATCCTGCTTTTGGGGTTTTGGTGCTTGTGATGAGTATAAGACGCGTAGGTGAGTATGCGCTTGTAAAACCGGGCAGGGAAATGCTTTTTGTGCCACTTGATAGCGAGAGCAAGTATAAAGTCAAAAATTTCCTTGATACGGTGGTATATAGAGCTGGGGATTCTATGAGCGCGGCGCTTGAAGGAACTATAGCAAAGATCAGTATAACTGCTGTTTTATTTGTCGGCGCTTTGATATCGTTTATCTGGGGAAGTCTTGGAGTTTATCTTGGTAAAAGATATGAAAAAGAGGAGTTTAAATTTAAAAATGAGGAGATAAAATGA
- a CDS encoding transcriptional regulator, MerR family (Pfam match to PF13411.2 MerR_1), with translation MAKTIIDVEKQTGISSRTIRFWLKKGLFPFVERDKNGVNYFSDRDVEWVIWVDCLRKTGMSIEKIKHYIALAAKGKSSAQLRLKMIEEQKEAVKAEIKKLEEIDKKLDYKIGYYKDMLANNEDTINPVSSTYEGVDSFRSKAKAIGLR, from the coding sequence ATGGCAAAAACTATCATAGATGTGGAAAAGCAAACTGGGATTTCATCTAGGACTATTAGATTTTGGCTTAAAAAAGGTCTTTTTCCGTTCGTTGAGCGCGATAAAAATGGTGTGAATTATTTCAGCGATAGAGATGTTGAGTGGGTTATATGGGTGGATTGTTTGAGAAAAACTGGTATGAGCATAGAAAAAATCAAACATTATATAGCCTTAGCCGCAAAAGGCAAAAGTAGCGCACAGCTCCGTCTAAAGATGATAGAGGAGCAAAAAGAGGCTGTTAAAGCCGAGATAAAAAAGCTAGAAGAGATAGATAAAAAACTAGATTATAAGATAGGTTATTACAAAGATATGCTAGCAAATAACGAAGACACCATCAATCCAGTAAGCAGCACGTACGAAGGCGTGGATTCTTTTAGAAGCAAAGCAAAAGCGATTGGCTTGAGATAA
- the thyX gene encoding thymidylate synthase, flavin-dependent (Pfam match to PF02511.11 Thy1): MEVKLLNFTPLWVCSNAIRTCWQSFEKGDNGGEKDIELIDRVGNKFKHASTLEHLYYNFYIKGISRALLQELARHRIASLSVKSTRYTLKELKNESEFKAGDFENASRYLVLTGNEFVDNASINALENLRQILNQNTSLDIAKYCLPESYKTELSWSINARSLQNFLSLRSSKAALWEIRDLANLIYQNLPSDHKFIYENCLAKPE, from the coding sequence ATGGAAGTAAAACTACTAAATTTCACTCCGCTTTGGGTCTGTTCAAATGCGATCCGCACTTGTTGGCAGAGCTTTGAGAAGGGTGATAATGGCGGCGAAAAAGATATCGAACTCATAGATAGAGTGGGCAATAAATTTAAACACGCAAGTACGCTAGAGCATTTATATTACAACTTTTACATAAAAGGTATTAGCAGGGCTTTGCTCCAAGAATTAGCCCGCCACCGCATAGCAAGTCTAAGCGTAAAATCCACACGCTATACGCTAAAAGAGCTAAAAAACGAAAGTGAGTTTAAAGCTGGAGATTTCGAGAATGCAAGCAGGTATTTAGTGCTTACGGGTAATGAATTTGTTGATAACGCAAGTATAAACGCGCTTGAGAATTTGCGCCAAATTCTAAACCAAAACACGAGCTTAGATATAGCAAAATACTGCCTTCCAGAAAGCTATAAAACCGAGCTTAGCTGGAGTATAAATGCTAGAAGTTTGCAGAATTTCTTAAGCCTTAGAAGCTCAAAAGCAGCTTTATGGGAGATAAGAGATCTAGCAAATTTGATCTATCAAAACTTACCTAGTGATCATAAATTTATTTACGAAAACTGCCTTGCAAAACCCGAATAA
- a CDS encoding choline dehydrogenase family protein (Pfam matches to PF05199.9 GMC_oxred_C, and to PF00732.15 GMC_oxred_N), whose amino-acid sequence MTYDVCIIGSGAGASPVAYELSKAGFNVVVLEKGKFYKEEDFSKDELAISRRKMFVPNLKDEYHVVIEKEPNGEISRYDGTWSFWNGSLVGGSSNLMSGFFHRLKPNDFKLKSVYGEIEGANVADWPISYDELEPYYTKVEKVVGVSGKVVKHKFSEPRSTAEFPYEKLEENAAAKWFDKAAIELGLTPLPTPRAILSKNDLGRNACYYSHFCGAYPCASGAKGSGRVLLQQCPAKVIPEAFVYKLVSDKFGVKEALYYDKFKKSHSIKAKIFVVAAGVVETSRLLLNSKNRHFPNGLANNSANVGKNLIFSAGGVGSGTFYLKDLSKKDANDLMSRGLFFNRHIQEWYEFKKDGKRYKGGTIDFLFEHPNVIPNVTAQFYESGNLIFGDKLMTKIKDNVYASRKLTFEVFNDWLPTNTTFVSVSDTHRDKYGVSVGVISLDAHKQDLEVGEFLSQKAVEILKQMGAKDVSYSVSSSPPPNLVAGGARFGDDPKTSVLDKNCKAHELDNLYVSDASFMPTGGSVPYTWSIYANSFRVADIIKKRLSNLV is encoded by the coding sequence ATGACTTATGACGTTTGCATAATCGGAAGCGGCGCCGGAGCAAGCCCTGTGGCGTATGAGCTAAGCAAGGCTGGATTTAACGTAGTAGTTTTAGAAAAAGGTAAGTTTTACAAAGAAGAGGATTTTAGCAAAGACGAGCTGGCTATCTCAAGGCGCAAAATGTTTGTACCAAACCTAAAAGACGAATATCACGTAGTAATAGAAAAAGAGCCAAACGGCGAAATAAGCAGATATGATGGTACGTGGAGCTTTTGGAACGGTTCTCTTGTCGGTGGAAGCTCAAATTTGATGAGTGGATTTTTTCATCGTTTAAAACCAAACGATTTTAAACTAAAAAGTGTTTATGGAGAGATAGAAGGTGCAAACGTCGCAGACTGGCCTATAAGCTATGATGAGCTTGAGCCATACTATACAAAGGTCGAAAAAGTAGTAGGTGTATCTGGTAAAGTTGTAAAACATAAATTTAGCGAACCTAGAAGTACAGCTGAGTTCCCATATGAAAAGCTAGAAGAAAATGCTGCTGCAAAGTGGTTTGATAAGGCCGCCATAGAGCTTGGGCTTACTCCACTCCCAACTCCTAGAGCCATTTTGTCTAAAAACGATCTTGGTAGGAATGCGTGTTATTACTCCCATTTTTGCGGTGCTTATCCCTGTGCGAGCGGTGCCAAAGGAAGCGGTAGAGTACTTTTGCAGCAGTGCCCTGCTAAAGTCATACCTGAAGCTTTTGTTTATAAGCTAGTTAGCGATAAGTTCGGGGTAAAAGAAGCTTTGTATTATGATAAATTTAAAAAATCTCATAGCATAAAAGCTAAGATATTTGTCGTGGCTGCTGGTGTAGTCGAGACTTCAAGACTACTTTTAAACTCTAAAAATAGACATTTTCCTAATGGTTTAGCAAACAACTCAGCTAATGTCGGCAAAAATTTGATATTTTCAGCCGGTGGAGTTGGAAGCGGAACATTTTATCTAAAAGATCTTAGTAAAAAAGACGCTAATGATCTGATGAGTAGAGGTCTATTTTTTAACAGACATATACAAGAGTGGTATGAGTTTAAAAAAGACGGTAAGAGATATAAAGGTGGCACTATAGACTTTTTGTTTGAACATCCAAACGTTATCCCTAATGTTACTGCGCAGTTTTATGAGAGTGGGAATTTGATATTTGGCGATAAGCTCATGACAAAGATAAAAGATAACGTTTATGCAAGTAGAAAACTCACGTTTGAAGTTTTTAACGACTGGCTTCCTACTAACACAACTTTTGTTAGTGTTAGTGATACGCATAGAGATAAATATGGAGTTTCAGTTGGAGTTATAAGCTTAGATGCCCATAAACAAGACCTTGAAGTAGGTGAGTTTTTGTCACAAAAAGCAGTGGAAATTTTAAAACAGATGGGCGCAAAAGATGTTAGTTATAGTGTTAGTAGCTCTCCGCCGCCAAATTTGGTAGCTGGTGGAGCGAGATTTGGTGATGATCCAAAAACTAGCGTTTTGGATAAAAACTGTAAAGCTCACGAACTAGACAACCTTTATGTTAGCGACGCTTCGTTTATGCCTACAGGCGGAAGTGTTCCATATACTTGGAGCATATATGCAAACTCATTTAGGGTGGCAGATATTATTAAAAAGAGATTGTCAAATTTAGTATAA
- a CDS encoding putative gluconate 2-dehydrogenase subunit (Pfam match to PF13618.2 Gluconate_2-dh3) — MRNRRSFVKVAYGIMVFSGAPINLFAQNESILDDKTLSKDEIYSILNSVSKHLFPIATQLNIDILSYLKIIISHSKVSLSAKNFIINGAVWLNDTSIKQYESNYLSLSNKKQNDLLDIVAKDEEWGESWIYDMLVFCSEAVFGDPIYGANIDENGWKWISHETGLPQPKTPFL; from the coding sequence ATGAGAAATAGACGTTCTTTTGTAAAAGTCGCTTATGGGATTATGGTATTTTCTGGCGCACCTATAAATTTATTTGCTCAAAATGAAAGTATTTTAGATGACAAAACTCTATCAAAAGATGAAATTTATAGTATATTAAATAGTGTTTCAAAGCATCTTTTTCCTATTGCAACTCAGTTAAATATAGATATTTTGTCATATTTAAAGATTATTATATCTCATTCCAAAGTTTCTCTAAGTGCTAAAAATTTTATCATAAATGGCGCGGTTTGGCTAAATGATACTAGCATAAAACAGTATGAGTCTAATTATCTAAGTTTATCAAATAAAAAGCAAAACGATCTTTTAGACATTGTTGCTAAAGATGAAGAGTGGGGAGAAAGTTGGATATATGATATGCTTGTTTTTTGCTCAGAAGCGGTTTTTGGCGATCCTATTTATGGTGCAAATATAGATGAAAACGGTTGGAAATGGATCTCCCACGAGACTGGACTTCCTCAGCCAAAAACACCGTTTTTATAA
- a CDS encoding DoxX family protein (Pfam match to PF07681.8 DoxX) has product MKKFCNVFNMLGSKFQHLSLLIMRLVLAYGFYETAVPKWQNIEPTAQWFSSMGFPIPVLIVYLVAIFESLAVLLFVLGLFTRIISIPLIAIVLVAIFAVHFENGYSLANNGFEVPLYYLVMLLGLFSFGAGNISLDAVMNRHEK; this is encoded by the coding sequence ATGAAAAAATTCTGTAATGTTTTTAATATGCTTGGTTCAAAATTCCAACATCTTTCTTTGCTTATTATGCGTTTGGTTTTGGCTTATGGTTTTTATGAGACCGCAGTTCCAAAATGGCAAAATATCGAACCAACTGCTCAGTGGTTCTCATCTATGGGTTTTCCTATTCCTGTTTTAATCGTGTATTTAGTCGCTATATTTGAATCTTTAGCCGTTTTACTTTTTGTACTTGGACTTTTTACTAGGATAATTAGCATTCCGCTTATCGCAATAGTTCTTGTGGCGATATTTGCAGTGCATTTTGAGAATGGATATAGTTTGGCAAATAACGGTTTTGAAGTTCCGCTTTATTATCTAGTTATGCTTCTTGGCTTGTTCTCATTTGGTGCGGGTAATATCAGTCTTGATGCGGTGATGAATAGACATGAGAAATAG
- a CDS encoding nitroreductase (Pfam match to PF00881.20 Nitroreductase): MKDIMQNRFSCRKFKNEKIENAKIKEILDFARLTPSSCGLEPWKFVVISKSDELDELGKICNNQDQVKTCSHAVVILARNDLKSSCEFLQNQVKRKQTITEKYNKAMEYFANRFDHQTNDELTHYASLQCYLLCANLINIAYDMDIKSCVIGGFDKISLTNFINLTNNFTPVLVVALGLSDETAPAKMRLSLDDILIWR, from the coding sequence TTGAAAGATATAATGCAAAACCGTTTTTCATGTAGAAAATTTAAAAATGAAAAGATAGAAAATGCAAAGATAAAAGAGATTTTGGATTTTGCTAGACTTACTCCTAGCTCATGCGGACTTGAGCCTTGGAAATTTGTTGTTATAAGTAAATCTGATGAGCTAGACGAACTTGGGAAAATTTGTAACAATCAAGATCAAGTAAAAACATGTTCTCACGCAGTTGTTATACTAGCTAGAAATGACCTAAAAAGTAGCTGCGAATTCTTACAAAATCAAGTAAAAAGAAAGCAAACTATAACTGAAAAATATAACAAAGCTATGGAATATTTTGCTAACAGATTTGATCATCAAACTAACGATGAGCTAACGCATTATGCAAGCTTGCAATGTTATTTGCTATGCGCAAATCTCATAAATATCGCATATGATATGGATATAAAAAGTTGTGTAATAGGTGGATTTGATAAAATTTCACTAACAAATTTTATAAATTTAACTAACAACTTTACGCCCGTGTTAGTTGTAGCTTTAGGGCTGAGTGATGAAACTGCTCCTGCTAAGATGAGGCTAAGCTTAGATGATATTTTGATTTGGAGATAG
- a CDS encoding pyridoxamine 5'-phosphate oxidase-related, FMN-binding protein (Pfam match to PF12900.3 Pyridox_ox_2) — MRRSDRELDQESALKIIDESQYATLSCVDENGEVFSIPISIARDGMSVFIHGAKTGSKAKLYKDGKNVELVAVSQNKVPTPSYEFCESIKDSANELGGKVFTTEYLSAIAKTKAYEVTDESQKVKALELLCRKYTPDYMDYFKTAAYGSLSRTSIYELKIVSLSAKAKIIK; from the coding sequence ATGCGACGAAGTGACCGTGAATTAGACCAAGAGAGCGCTTTAAAGATCATCGATGAGAGCCAGTATGCGACGCTTAGCTGCGTAGATGAAAACGGCGAGGTATTTAGCATTCCTATCTCTATAGCTAGAGACGGTATGAGTGTTTTTATCCACGGAGCAAAGACAGGCTCAAAAGCTAAATTATACAAAGACGGTAAAAACGTAGAGCTAGTTGCTGTTAGCCAAAACAAAGTACCTACGCCTAGCTATGAGTTTTGTGAGAGCATCAAAGATAGCGCAAACGAGCTTGGAGGCAAGGTTTTTACTACTGAATATCTAAGTGCCATAGCCAAAACTAAGGCTTATGAAGTCACTGATGAGAGTCAAAAAGTCAAAGCTTTGGAGTTATTATGTAGAAAATACACGCCTGATTATATGGATTATTTCAAAACTGCGGCATATGGCTCACTTAGTAGAACTAGTATTTATGAGCTAAAGATCGTGAGTTTATCGGCTAAGGCTAAGATTATAAAATAA
- a CDS encoding putative restriction endonuclease-replacing protein HrgA (Pfam match to PF05066.9 HARE-HTH) yields the protein MIRTVIGVAKEVLERKKEALNPNRMYHIANEMGLTEELNLSGKTPWASFAARIYVDIKENSDSIFEVVATKPILIKLKNQDINLKAQIEKNSEIKEPKTSYSERDLHQLLTRFAFANDNFKAYTKTIYHESSIKTKKGIDKWLYPDIVGVSFEYRDYQKELNKFIGKFNSLPIKIYAFEMKKHLSVSSFREYYFQAVSNSSWANEGYLVALDIDESDEELMDLIKRLSFSFGIGVISLSSQNVDESVILARAKFKESLDYSVMNELSIKNPDFKKFLESIEEFNIEKDYRSKSEFDEVLDNDKLESYLKDKKISKETLCDEVTVN from the coding sequence ATGATAAGAACCGTTATAGGAGTAGCAAAAGAAGTATTAGAAAGAAAAAAAGAAGCATTAAATCCAAATCGTATGTATCATATAGCCAACGAAATGGGGCTCACTGAGGAGTTGAATTTATCTGGAAAAACTCCGTGGGCTAGTTTTGCCGCTAGGATTTATGTGGATATAAAAGAAAATTCAGATAGCATTTTTGAAGTAGTAGCTACAAAGCCTATTCTTATAAAGCTAAAAAATCAAGATATAAATTTGAAAGCTCAAATAGAAAAAAATAGTGAAATAAAAGAGCCAAAAACATCTTATAGCGAAAGGGATTTACATCAACTTTTGACTAGGTTTGCTTTTGCAAACGATAACTTTAAAGCCTATACAAAGACTATTTATCACGAGAGTAGTATCAAGACTAAAAAAGGTATAGATAAATGGCTATATCCAGATATAGTTGGAGTTAGCTTTGAATATAGAGATTACCAAAAAGAGCTAAATAAATTTATAGGCAAATTTAATTCGCTTCCAATCAAAATCTATGCTTTTGAGATGAAAAAACATCTAAGTGTTAGTAGTTTTAGAGAATATTATTTTCAAGCTGTGAGTAATTCAAGCTGGGCGAATGAGGGTTACCTTGTTGCGCTTGATATCGATGAGAGTGATGAGGAGCTTATGGATTTGATTAAGCGTTTGAGTTTTTCATTTGGTATAGGAGTTATTAGCCTTAGTTCGCAAAATGTTGATGAAAGTGTGATTTTAGCTAGGGCTAAATTCAAAGAAAGCTTAGATTATTCTGTGATGAATGAATTAAGCATTAAAAATCCTGATTTTAAAAAATTTCTTGAGAGTATAGAAGAATTTAATATAGAAAAAGATTATAGAAGTAAAAGCGAATTTGACGAAGTTTTGGATAATGATAAATTAGAAAGCTATCTAAAAGATAAAAAGATAAGTAAGGAAACATTATGCGACGAAGTGACCGTGAATTAG
- the rluB gene encoding 23S rRNA pseudouridine 2605 synthase (Pfam matches to PF00849.18 PseudoU_synth_2, and to PF01479.21 S4), with protein sequence MRINKFISHNTNYSRREADELVKNGKVSVNNKVIDNLATDVKEDDKIKINGRFIKLKKEFSVIVYNKQKGELVTKKDDRGRKTIYDNLPRGLSKFISIGRLDFASEGLLLLTDAPAIAEALMGSDIEREYYLKIKGEITPNVITAMQEGFFAKDATKGAHARTKQISMDFKPFLAYKIISFSGGYTRLKVIINEGQNRELRRFFGYFDLEVMDLKRVSFGRVSLDQLGEGKWRYFTNKEYDDLRDFLKQNGVRY encoded by the coding sequence ATGCGTATAAATAAATTCATTTCACACAACACAAATTACTCACGTCGTGAAGCCGATGAGTTAGTAAAAAACGGTAAAGTTAGTGTAAATAACAAAGTAATCGACAACTTAGCAACAGATGTAAAAGAAGACGATAAAATCAAGATAAACGGACGATTTATAAAGCTAAAAAAAGAGTTTAGCGTTATAGTTTATAACAAACAAAAAGGTGAGTTAGTAACCAAAAAAGATGACCGCGGTAGAAAAACCATCTATGACAATCTCCCAAGAGGTCTTTCTAAATTTATAAGTATAGGTAGGCTGGATTTTGCTAGTGAGGGGCTTTTGCTTCTTACTGATGCTCCTGCGATCGCTGAAGCGCTTATGGGAAGCGATATAGAGCGAGAGTACTATCTAAAAATCAAAGGCGAGATAACTCCAAACGTGATTACTGCTATGCAAGAGGGATTTTTTGCTAAAGACGCTACAAAAGGTGCTCACGCTAGAACAAAGCAAATTTCTATGGATTTTAAGCCATTTTTAGCATATAAGATTATCAGTTTTAGCGGCGGATATACAAGGTTAAAAGTCATTATAAACGAGGGGCAAAACCGCGAATTAAGAAGATTTTTCGGGTATTTTGATCTTGAAGTTATGGATCTAAAACGTGTTAGTTTTGGTCGTGTTAGCTTAGATCAATTAGGCGAGGGCAAATGGCGATACTTTACAAACAAAGAATACGACGATTTAAGAGACTTTTTGAAACAAAATGGTGTTAGGTATTAA
- the kpsF gene encoding D-arabinose 5-phosphate isomerase (Pfam match to PF01380.18 SIS) — protein sequence MDILSIAKEVLNLEADELKRQAKLLDFKFEQAINLALSCKGKLIISGVGKSGLIGAKIAATLASTGTPSFFLHPTEALHGDLGMISQNDMILAISFSGESSELIAILPHIKKRGIKIIGMAKSSSSLEMLSDAFISLDIVREACPLGAAPTVSTTLTLALGDALAVCLMQLKEFKKEDFAMLHPGGSLGKRLYLKVKDVMRKDELPIVSDDVSLKFAINSMTHGKLGTVLLTNTDGLLVAVLSDGDLRRALGNDNFNINDQAIKFATKNPKVLEDENMLAYDALKLIEEYKIQILIITKDKKPIGALHIHDLTSLGL from the coding sequence ATGGATATTTTGAGTATCGCTAAAGAAGTTTTAAACTTAGAAGCAGATGAGTTGAAAAGACAAGCAAAATTACTGGATTTTAAATTTGAACAAGCTATAAATTTAGCACTTTCTTGCAAAGGAAAACTCATAATATCAGGCGTGGGAAAGAGTGGGCTTATAGGTGCTAAGATAGCAGCTACGTTGGCAAGTACCGGAACTCCTAGCTTTTTCTTGCATCCTACTGAAGCGCTCCATGGCGATCTTGGTATGATAAGCCAAAACGATATGATTTTGGCGATTAGTTTTAGTGGCGAAAGCAGCGAGCTCATAGCCATACTTCCGCACATCAAAAAACGCGGTATCAAGATAATCGGTATGGCAAAAAGTAGCTCAAGCTTAGAGATGTTAAGTGATGCATTTATCAGTCTTGATATAGTTCGCGAAGCCTGTCCTTTGGGCGCTGCACCTACTGTTTCTACTACTTTGACTTTGGCTTTAGGAGACGCTCTGGCTGTGTGTTTGATGCAGTTGAAAGAATTTAAAAAAGAAGATTTTGCTATGCTTCATCCAGGCGGTAGTCTTGGTAAGAGACTTTATCTAAAAGTAAAAGATGTGATGAGAAAAGATGAGTTGCCTATTGTTAGTGATGATGTTAGTTTAAAATTTGCGATCAATTCAATGACTCACGGTAAATTAGGTACAGTTTTACTAACAAATACAGACGGTTTGTTAGTAGCAGTTCTAAGCGATGGCGATTTAAGACGTGCGTTAGGTAATGATAATTTTAATATAAATGATCAAGCTATTAAATTTGCTACTAAAAATCCAAAGGTGCTAGAAGATGAAAATATGCTAGCTTATGATGCTTTAAAACTCATAGAGGAGTATAAAATTCAAATTCTAATCATAACAAAAGATAAAAAACCGATCGGGGCTTTGCATATTCATGATTTAACAAGTTTAGGACTATAA